Proteins co-encoded in one Thermochromatium tepidum ATCC 43061 genomic window:
- the fliS gene encoding flagellar export chaperone FliS — protein MYAMRRELNQYRQAGPIAEIAVADPHRLTQMLFEGALERIAVARGAMAQGNIPLKGLKIGQAMDIIGELRNALDLERGGELAANLDALYDYMIRRLVVGNARNDPAALEEVATLLREIKAGWDAIPEQMRKAS, from the coding sequence ATGTACGCAATGCGCAGAGAACTGAACCAATACCGTCAAGCCGGTCCGATTGCCGAGATCGCCGTGGCCGATCCGCATCGGCTGACTCAAATGCTGTTCGAGGGCGCGCTGGAGCGCATCGCCGTGGCCCGCGGCGCCATGGCCCAGGGCAACATCCCACTCAAAGGGCTGAAGATCGGTCAGGCGATGGACATCATCGGCGAACTGCGCAACGCGCTCGACCTCGAGCGTGGCGGCGAGCTGGCGGCCAATCTGGACGCGCTCTATGACTACATGATCCGCCGCCTAGTGGTCGGTAATGCCCGCAATGATCCGGCGGCACTGGAGGAGGTCGCGACCCTGTTGCGCGAGATCAAGGCCGGCTGGGACGCCATCCCCGAGCAGATGCGCAAGGCCTCCTGA
- a CDS encoding flagellin produces MPMVINTNVMSLNAQRNLTKTQGALGQSMERLSSGLRINSAKDDAAGSAIASRLTSQIRGFDQSVRNANDGISLVQTAEGALSESSNILQRMRELAVQSANGTFTSGNRASLNAESQQLIKELNRIAETTNFNGLNLLDGSASEVKLHVGADANQTISVNIGKLDAANLGIEKTAGVGSFTRTATGSNAATAVGNLTQLGTGDLVINGIAIQGADASADTASSHAKAASAISTAAAINAKSAQTGVTAVVGETRLGGAAMTASATSGSIAINGVSITLQTTDDDATTREAVVRAINLESERTGVTAVDTGTIEGGITLVAKDGRNIVLENTSNLTAASTGLQLTAGASAATIAAGTVTLVSAGGKEINITSGATGRASDAGFVEGKYSGTTVQVASHLNDSTTAMAAGNVFVNGVSVGPSYATDDTASSQGKEYSAIAKAAAFNAVADQTGVRAVVNQNIAKNTAAQTASAGQDVSGSINGVAITAFSTSGDTSADRQALLRAVNAISDQTGVRAVDTGEDGSASGGGVQLIADDGRNIIVNLSNSQYAGFQTGAQTFVGEFTLVSDKEIVISRGKNGDMTNAGLLVGEYGGGEDGMAISNVDISTVEGANKAIVAIDNALERINNVRSDLGAVNNRLDFTINNLMSISQNASASRSRIEDADFAAETSRLSRSQVLMQASQAMLAQANSQPQQVLSLLR; encoded by the coding sequence ATGCCAATGGTCATCAACACCAACGTGATGTCGCTGAATGCCCAGCGTAACCTCACCAAGACCCAGGGCGCCTTGGGCCAATCCATGGAACGCCTGAGTAGCGGTCTGCGCATCAACTCGGCCAAGGACGACGCCGCCGGTTCGGCGATCGCCAGCCGCCTGACCTCGCAGATCCGGGGCTTTGACCAATCGGTACGCAATGCCAACGACGGTATCTCGTTGGTACAGACCGCCGAGGGTGCACTGAGCGAATCCTCCAACATCCTGCAGCGCATGCGCGAGCTGGCGGTGCAATCGGCCAACGGCACCTTCACCTCCGGCAACCGCGCCTCGCTCAACGCCGAATCCCAGCAGCTCATCAAAGAACTCAATCGCATCGCCGAAACCACCAACTTCAATGGGCTCAATCTGCTCGATGGCTCGGCGAGCGAGGTCAAGCTGCACGTCGGCGCCGACGCCAATCAGACCATCTCGGTCAACATCGGCAAGCTCGATGCCGCCAATCTAGGGATCGAAAAGACCGCCGGCGTCGGCTCCTTTACCCGCACCGCCACCGGGTCAAACGCCGCCACCGCCGTTGGCAACCTCACCCAGCTCGGCACCGGTGACCTGGTGATCAACGGCATCGCGATCCAGGGCGCCGATGCCTCGGCCGACACCGCCTCCTCGCATGCCAAGGCCGCCAGTGCCATCTCCACGGCAGCGGCGATCAACGCCAAGAGCGCCCAGACCGGCGTCACTGCCGTCGTAGGTGAGACACGGCTGGGCGGGGCGGCCATGACCGCCTCGGCGACCAGTGGCTCCATCGCGATCAATGGGGTCTCGATCACCCTGCAGACGACGGATGATGACGCCACCACCCGCGAGGCGGTGGTGCGTGCCATCAATCTGGAGTCGGAGCGCACCGGGGTCACGGCGGTCGATACCGGCACCATCGAGGGCGGCATCACCCTGGTCGCCAAGGACGGGCGCAATATCGTGCTGGAGAACACGAGCAACCTGACCGCTGCCAGCACCGGTCTGCAATTGACGGCGGGCGCTAGCGCGGCCACGATCGCCGCCGGGACCGTCACCCTGGTGTCTGCGGGCGGCAAGGAGATCAACATCACCTCGGGCGCGACCGGCCGAGCGAGCGACGCCGGATTCGTGGAAGGCAAGTACAGCGGCACCACCGTCCAGGTCGCTTCGCACCTCAACGACTCGACCACGGCCATGGCCGCGGGCAATGTCTTCGTCAATGGCGTCTCGGTGGGGCCATCCTATGCCACCGATGATACCGCCTCATCACAAGGCAAGGAGTATAGCGCCATCGCCAAGGCGGCGGCCTTCAACGCCGTGGCCGACCAGACCGGGGTGCGGGCGGTCGTCAATCAGAACATCGCCAAGAACACGGCAGCCCAGACCGCCAGTGCCGGCCAGGACGTGTCTGGTAGCATCAATGGGGTTGCCATCACGGCCTTTAGCACTTCGGGTGACACGAGTGCCGACCGTCAGGCACTGCTGCGTGCCGTCAATGCCATCTCGGATCAGACCGGGGTGCGCGCGGTCGATACCGGTGAAGATGGGTCAGCGTCCGGCGGCGGGGTGCAGCTCATCGCCGATGATGGACGCAACATCATCGTCAATCTTTCCAATAGCCAGTATGCGGGCTTCCAAACCGGCGCCCAGACCTTCGTCGGCGAGTTCACCCTGGTCTCGGACAAGGAGATCGTCATCAGCCGTGGCAAGAATGGCGATATGACCAACGCTGGGTTGCTGGTGGGCGAGTACGGCGGTGGCGAGGATGGCATGGCGATCTCCAATGTCGATATCTCCACCGTGGAGGGTGCCAACAAGGCGATCGTGGCCATCGACAACGCCCTGGAGCGCATCAACAACGTCCGCTCCGACCTGGGCGCGGTCAACAACCGGCTTGACTTCACCATCAACAACCTGATGAGCATCTCGCAGAACGCCTCGGCCTCGCGGTCGCGGATCGAGGATGCCGACTTTGCCGCCGAAACCTCGAGGCTCTCGCGCTCGCAGGTCTTGATGCAGGCCAGCCAGGCGATGCTGGCCCAGGCCAACTCGCAACCTCAGCAGGTCCTGTCGCTCCTGCGCTAA
- the fliD gene encoding flagellar filament capping protein FliD → MADNIITTLGAGSGIDIKTLVSQLTAVERAPKEARLNTRQEQIQAQISGYGQLRSAFDTFKGSLTALRNSDLFNARSVTVPNSDIITANKVEPGAQTGAYNLEVLEVASAQSLAMAPTADRHAALNKSGDLTIRFGEWTYDSGTGVPTGFALNTERNALTLNIEAGDSLTTIADKINAANAGVQAAVVKVDTQYQLMLTAPSGKANAMEITAGPGAVGLNDFLFNATTQGATETRKGQDAQLRVNGLTLTRQSNEINDVIAGFSFTLNKKGAPGETLTFAISADKSGVEQAVRDFVSAYNSFQKTTQGLIGFTRDKDDNPVRGGLFGDSTARTMINRLREQIGGLVPGAQGGFNALTNIGIRTERDGSLTINETDFKNAFNHHFNLLEGLFTGQMSSTNSAVSVKAGTFVSNAVAGSYEVEITQDPTRGRITGNALTHDFSSPLNASVPGADYSFVINVDGTNSGLIQLTGTYQNAEELRADLQARINGDANLKAAGVALDVEYDTNTNQFSFVSREYGSVSRVSFGSASTQMSELGIDTALTGIQGLDVKGTIGGVEGFGVGNVLLPAVGSPAYGLNLTVGAGAAAQGKFQINFSRGLAGELANLIDNFAGTTGTIKARESSLQKQLDGLKEERTLLDRRMEKFQTRLMAQFIAMENIVNSLKDTGKQLDGINDRLPFTASSR, encoded by the coding sequence ATGGCCGACAACATCATCACCACACTCGGCGCCGGTTCCGGCATCGATATCAAAACGCTCGTCAGCCAACTCACCGCCGTCGAGCGCGCCCCCAAGGAGGCGCGCTTGAATACCCGCCAGGAGCAGATCCAGGCCCAGATCTCCGGCTATGGCCAGTTGCGCAGCGCCTTCGATACCTTCAAGGGTTCCCTGACGGCCTTAAGGAACAGCGACCTCTTCAATGCCCGCTCGGTCACCGTGCCCAACTCAGACATCATCACGGCCAACAAGGTCGAACCCGGCGCCCAGACCGGCGCCTACAACCTCGAGGTCCTGGAGGTCGCCAGCGCCCAGTCCTTGGCCATGGCCCCAACCGCCGACCGTCATGCCGCGCTCAATAAGTCAGGCGATCTGACCATCCGCTTCGGCGAATGGACCTATGATAGCGGTACCGGTGTCCCCACCGGCTTTGCCCTCAACACCGAGCGTAACGCACTCACCCTCAACATCGAGGCCGGTGATTCGCTCACCACCATCGCCGATAAGATCAATGCCGCCAATGCCGGGGTCCAGGCCGCCGTCGTCAAGGTCGACACCCAGTATCAACTCATGTTGACGGCCCCCTCAGGCAAGGCGAACGCCATGGAGATCACTGCCGGACCGGGCGCGGTCGGTCTCAACGATTTTCTCTTCAATGCGACGACCCAGGGCGCCACCGAGACCCGAAAGGGACAGGATGCGCAGCTTCGGGTCAATGGCCTGACCCTGACCCGCCAAAGCAACGAGATCAACGACGTCATCGCCGGCTTTTCCTTCACGCTCAACAAAAAGGGCGCGCCTGGGGAGACCCTAACCTTCGCCATCAGCGCCGACAAGAGTGGGGTCGAGCAGGCGGTCCGGGATTTCGTCTCGGCCTATAACAGCTTCCAGAAGACCACCCAGGGGCTGATCGGCTTCACCCGCGACAAGGACGACAACCCGGTACGCGGCGGTCTCTTCGGCGACAGCACGGCCCGTACCATGATCAACCGTCTGCGCGAACAGATCGGTGGCCTGGTTCCAGGCGCCCAAGGCGGTTTCAACGCCCTGACCAACATCGGCATCCGCACCGAGCGCGATGGCTCGCTCACGATCAATGAGACCGACTTCAAAAATGCCTTCAATCACCATTTCAACTTGCTCGAGGGGCTGTTTACGGGTCAGATGAGCTCGACCAACAGCGCGGTGTCAGTCAAGGCCGGGACCTTTGTCTCCAACGCTGTCGCCGGCAGCTATGAGGTCGAGATTACCCAGGACCCAACGCGCGGACGGATCACTGGCAACGCCCTGACTCACGACTTTTCTAGCCCCCTGAACGCCTCGGTCCCAGGCGCTGACTATAGCTTTGTGATCAATGTCGATGGCACCAACTCGGGCCTGATCCAGCTCACGGGCACCTATCAGAACGCCGAGGAACTGCGTGCCGACTTGCAGGCACGCATCAACGGCGATGCCAACCTGAAGGCGGCAGGTGTCGCCTTAGATGTCGAATATGACACCAATACCAACCAGTTCAGTTTCGTGTCGCGCGAATACGGCTCGGTCTCGCGGGTGAGTTTTGGCTCGGCCAGCACCCAAATGAGCGAGCTGGGGATCGATACCGCCCTGACCGGTATCCAGGGTCTGGACGTCAAGGGCACCATCGGTGGGGTAGAGGGCTTCGGTGTGGGGAATGTCTTGCTGCCGGCCGTCGGTTCGCCTGCCTATGGCCTGAACCTGACCGTCGGTGCTGGCGCGGCCGCCCAGGGGAAATTCCAGATCAACTTTTCGCGCGGCCTGGCCGGCGAGCTGGCCAACCTCATCGACAACTTTGCCGGCACTACAGGCACGATCAAGGCCCGCGAATCCAGCCTCCAAAAGCAGCTCGATGGCCTCAAAGAGGAGCGCACCCTGCTCGACCGGCGCATGGAGAAGTTCCAAACGCGGCTCATGGCCCAGTTCATTGCCATGGAGAACATCGTCAACAGCCTGAAGGATACCGGCAAACAGCTGGATGGCATCAACGACCGCCTGCCCTTCACGGCCTCCTCGCGGTGA
- a CDS encoding flagellar protein FlaG, producing MSAHPPNRSESGRLGQADEAKNELNPKSELNQGVAATDTEKVEKLAEAVDKINEMMQQGRQMLTFQLDEESGRMVVRVIDSQTNEVIRQIPSEETLKFAKYVDGLVGLIFNKKA from the coding sequence GTGTCTGCGCACCCGCCGAACCGCAGCGAGTCCGGTCGGCTGGGTCAGGCCGATGAGGCCAAGAACGAGCTCAACCCCAAAAGCGAGCTCAACCAGGGTGTCGCCGCGACCGACACCGAAAAGGTCGAAAAGCTGGCCGAGGCCGTCGATAAAATCAACGAAATGATGCAGCAAGGAAGACAGATGCTGACCTTCCAGCTCGACGAGGAGTCGGGGCGCATGGTCGTGCGGGTGATCGACTCACAAACCAATGAAGTGATTCGCCAGATCCCGAGCGAAGAGACGCTCAAGTTCGCCAAATATGTCGATGGATTGGTCGGTCTGATTTTCAACAAAAAGGCCTGA